One region of Mesobacillus boroniphilus genomic DNA includes:
- a CDS encoding methyl-accepting chemotaxis protein gives MLFTKKKSIAKKTVTKKKSSKKNSNRNMSLKLKVVSLSIISMLLLALATTIYAQYTIRTSNLESMEAELNTISSLLSDQISAGKAKTIIANPSKNNPGITSLQKQMDQILKENPLIHNLYLITLDGEKLTIPTMSSAMMTKELTYGSSYSGGNAFDRAALEAFKENKRTTTEIYESNNGDKMTGFAPITDMAGKTIALYGVDFDVSQVNKKINAEVAGIWILALIILSLSSAAMYFLVSRLIKPLNKIRDITANIAKGDLSQKDITVKTKDEVGALAESINTMAASLRTLVSQVQTSSREVSSETVGLSKVASSSVEAIRELTAANQQAAASTQEQNANIEEMQATLEEINAGIEEINASAQQASYIAKNSTITSKQGTVRIDEMLSGLEAVDENTNQLADIINVLEKQSDKITQFVKIINTISDQTNLLALNAAIEAARAGEHGKGFAVVANEVRKLAEESAKSASTIITIVNENVQNTRNAVDYITKTREAVQYNKDLSLNAKNTLNEIYETTLEIEDNSNNIASAIEQQVIAIEQITNSLDTVSQASQQIAAGTGQADQSTQEQLTVAENVNETTKILQQTALELEKLTGNFKL, from the coding sequence TTGCTTTTCACTAAGAAAAAGAGCATTGCCAAAAAAACAGTGACAAAAAAGAAATCAAGCAAAAAAAATTCCAACAGAAATATGAGTCTAAAACTAAAGGTTGTATCTTTAAGCATAATCTCAATGCTTCTCCTTGCATTGGCTACAACAATCTATGCTCAATACACCATCAGGACTAGCAATCTAGAATCGATGGAAGCGGAGCTGAATACGATTTCAAGCTTGTTATCGGATCAGATTTCTGCGGGGAAAGCGAAAACAATTATTGCGAACCCTTCAAAAAATAATCCAGGTATTACCTCGCTCCAGAAACAAATGGATCAAATTTTAAAAGAGAACCCATTAATACATAACCTTTATTTGATTACATTGGATGGAGAAAAACTAACAATCCCTACAATGAGTTCTGCCATGATGACGAAGGAACTAACATATGGATCATCTTATTCGGGCGGCAATGCCTTTGACCGTGCTGCGTTAGAAGCTTTTAAAGAAAACAAAAGGACAACTACTGAAATATACGAATCGAATAATGGCGATAAAATGACAGGATTTGCGCCAATTACCGATATGGCCGGAAAAACAATCGCCCTTTACGGAGTCGACTTTGATGTATCCCAAGTTAATAAAAAGATTAATGCTGAAGTTGCGGGCATTTGGATTTTAGCACTAATTATCCTGTCCCTATCAAGTGCAGCAATGTATTTCCTTGTTTCCAGGCTAATCAAGCCATTGAATAAAATCAGGGATATTACCGCAAACATTGCAAAAGGGGACTTATCTCAAAAAGACATTACGGTTAAAACAAAAGATGAAGTCGGAGCATTGGCAGAAAGCATCAATACGATGGCTGCTTCCCTTAGAACTTTAGTTTCACAGGTGCAAACAAGCTCCAGGGAAGTATCGAGTGAAACTGTTGGCTTGTCCAAAGTGGCATCCAGTTCTGTTGAAGCAATCAGGGAGCTGACTGCAGCTAACCAGCAGGCAGCAGCAAGCACGCAGGAGCAGAACGCCAATATTGAAGAAATGCAGGCAACATTGGAAGAAATCAATGCAGGTATCGAAGAAATCAATGCTTCCGCACAGCAGGCAAGCTACATTGCTAAAAATTCCACCATTACTTCAAAACAAGGAACTGTGAGAATCGACGAAATGCTTTCCGGCCTTGAAGCTGTGGATGAGAATACGAACCAGCTGGCTGACATTATTAATGTGCTTGAAAAGCAATCAGACAAAATCACACAATTCGTCAAAATCATCAATACGATCTCTGACCAGACAAATCTGTTAGCATTGAACGCGGCCATCGAAGCAGCAAGGGCTGGTGAGCATGGAAAAGGGTTTGCTGTTGTAGCAAATGAAGTGAGGAAACTGGCCGAAGAAAGCGCGAAATCGGCTTCCACTATTATTACTATCGTAAATGAAAATGTCCAGAATACCCGTAATGCCGTAGACTACATCACAAAGACAAGAGAAGCGGTACAATACAATAAAGATCTTTCTTTGAACGCAAAAAACACACTTAATGAAATCTATGAAACAACACTGGAAATCGAAGATAACTCAAATAATATTGCTTCTGCCATTGAACAGCAGGTTATCGCCATTGAACAAATAACAAACTCCCTTGATACAGTCTCACAGGCTTCCCAGCAGATTGCGGCAGGCACAGGCCAGGCAGATCAGTCCACACAGGAGCAGCTGACAGTCGCGGAGAATGTTAATGAAACAACAAAGATCCTCCAGCAGACAGCATTGGAGTTGGAGAAATTGACAGGCAATTTCAAACTGTAA
- a CDS encoding TerC family protein, translating to MDLTLFLEYGWVLLVLVVMEGLLAADNALVLAIMVKHLPEDKRKKALFYGLAGAFVFRLTSLFVISFLVDVWQVQAIGALYLLLMSVNHIIRKLALRDKREGQEQILTKENKKKSGFWMTVLKVEVADIAFAVDSILAAVALAVVLPETPLPDMGGMDGGQFLVIFAGGMIGLIIMRFAANMFVDLLERRPGLEIAAFGIVGWVGVKLAILTISHPALGILNPEFSHSTEWKLTFYAVLVGIAAAGWFLSTEKTGETAKKVS from the coding sequence ATGGATCTGACATTATTTTTAGAATATGGCTGGGTACTTCTTGTGCTTGTAGTGATGGAGGGACTTTTGGCAGCGGACAATGCATTGGTGCTTGCAATTATGGTGAAGCACCTTCCTGAGGACAAACGCAAAAAGGCTTTATTTTATGGATTGGCTGGGGCATTTGTGTTTCGTTTAACATCCCTTTTTGTGATTTCCTTCCTGGTCGATGTATGGCAAGTTCAGGCAATTGGGGCATTATACCTGCTCTTGATGTCTGTGAACCACATCATCAGAAAACTTGCTCTCAGGGATAAAAGAGAAGGTCAAGAACAAATACTGACCAAAGAAAATAAGAAGAAAAGCGGTTTTTGGATGACTGTCCTGAAAGTAGAAGTTGCTGACATTGCTTTTGCAGTCGATTCTATCCTTGCAGCAGTAGCACTGGCTGTTGTATTGCCCGAAACTCCTCTTCCAGACATGGGTGGGATGGACGGGGGACAATTCCTTGTCATTTTCGCAGGCGGGATGATTGGCTTGATTATTATGCGATTCGCTGCAAATATGTTCGTGGACTTGCTTGAAAGAAGGCCAGGTCTGGAAATCGCCGCGTTTGGTATTGTCGGCTGGGTAGGGGTAAAACTGGCTATTTTAACGATATCCCATCCAGCGTTAGGTATCTTGAATCCCGAATTCTCCCACTCAACAGAATGGAAACTCACATTCTATGCAGTGCTTGTGGGAATTGCCGCGGCAGGCTGGTTCCTGTCCACTGAAAAGACTGGGGAAACTGCCAAAAAGGTATCATGA
- a CDS encoding hemolysin family protein, with protein sequence MIMTNLLLVALLIALTGFFVATEFAIVKVRSSRIDQLIAEGKKGAHSAKHVVTHLDEYLSACQLGITITALGLGWLGEPTVEEMLHPVFESFHLNTSLSSILSFGIAFASITFLHVVVGELAPKTVAIQKAEAITLAFSKPIIWFYKIMYPFIWVLNGSARLLVGLFGLKSASEHEIAHSEEELRILLSESFESGEINQNELNYVNNIFEFDERIAKEIMVPRTETVTFDISDDIETIIDVIQKEKYTRYPVIDGEKDNIVGMINIKEILTAKLTQKDLQKESILSSFIKPVIRVIETIPIHDLLVKMQKERIHMAILIDEYGGTSGLVTVEDILEEIVGDIRDEFDVDEIAEIRKVNENHYLFSSRVLIDEVNDLLGIHISEEDVDTIGGWFMTKNIDAKIGDEIEEEGYVFKIIEIDEYHIAYLEVIKIDED encoded by the coding sequence TTGATTATGACTAATTTGCTTTTAGTAGCTTTATTAATCGCATTAACGGGTTTTTTCGTAGCGACAGAGTTTGCCATCGTAAAGGTGAGGAGTTCGAGAATTGACCAGCTTATCGCTGAAGGAAAGAAAGGAGCACATTCCGCGAAGCACGTGGTCACACATCTCGATGAATATCTCTCGGCCTGCCAGCTTGGCATTACAATAACAGCTCTCGGCCTGGGCTGGCTCGGGGAACCGACGGTTGAAGAGATGCTCCACCCTGTTTTTGAGAGCTTTCATCTTAATACGTCATTATCCAGTATATTATCGTTCGGAATCGCCTTTGCTTCGATCACTTTTTTGCATGTGGTAGTTGGGGAGTTGGCTCCAAAAACAGTCGCAATCCAAAAAGCAGAAGCAATCACCCTTGCTTTTTCAAAGCCAATCATCTGGTTTTATAAGATTATGTACCCTTTCATTTGGGTGTTGAACGGTTCAGCCAGGCTTCTTGTCGGCTTGTTTGGTTTAAAGTCTGCATCTGAACATGAGATTGCCCATTCCGAAGAAGAACTTCGCATTCTTTTATCAGAGAGCTTTGAAAGCGGTGAGATCAATCAAAATGAACTAAACTATGTGAATAATATATTTGAGTTTGATGAGCGAATTGCCAAAGAAATTATGGTGCCACGAACCGAGACTGTCACCTTCGATATTTCAGATGATATTGAAACGATTATTGATGTGATCCAAAAAGAGAAATATACACGGTATCCAGTGATTGATGGCGAGAAGGACAATATAGTAGGGATGATCAATATCAAGGAAATACTCACTGCTAAACTGACACAGAAGGATCTTCAAAAAGAGTCGATCTTGTCTTCATTTATTAAGCCTGTCATCAGAGTCATCGAAACGATTCCAATCCATGATTTGCTCGTCAAAATGCAGAAAGAGCGCATCCATATGGCTATCTTGATTGATGAATATGGTGGAACATCCGGACTTGTGACTGTAGAGGACATTCTTGAAGAAATCGTCGGAGACATCCGTGATGAGTTTGATGTGGACGAAATCGCCGAAATCAGGAAAGTAAATGAAAACCACTATCTGTTCAGCTCGAGAGTATTAATAGATGAAGTAAATGACCTGTTAGGCATCCATATATCTGAAGAAGACGTAGATACTATAGGTGGATGGTTCATGACAAAGAACATTGATGCCAAGATTGGTGATGAAATTGAAGAAGAAGGCTATGTTTTTAAGATTATCGAAATCGACGAATACCATATTGCCTATTTAGAGGTTATAAAAATAGACGAAGACTGA
- a CDS encoding general stress protein — MAKKVVGVYDNQTELIEAIEEHKNQGYAVQDFSIIGDTNDVTTALESRTGVTTENLGTDNDVHKEGGFWQSLMTAFDADRNLGGNEPSISDRLVGVGLSDDAASEYEEDVRNGRIILLAEKTVSGFDAEGTGYVTDTSVTGTYDDTDEQTLRLREEGLDASKERVQAGDVEVHDSLKNSSDQDRDGFKNPSGAYRDGYKDR, encoded by the coding sequence ATGGCTAAAAAAGTAGTTGGCGTTTATGATAATCAAACAGAACTAATTGAAGCAATTGAAGAACATAAAAACCAGGGATATGCTGTTCAGGATTTCTCAATCATTGGTGATACGAACGATGTTACTACTGCACTTGAAAGCAGAACGGGTGTAACGACTGAAAATTTAGGAACGGATAATGATGTTCATAAGGAAGGCGGATTCTGGCAAAGCCTGATGACAGCTTTTGACGCAGACAGAAATCTGGGGGGCAATGAGCCGTCAATTTCCGATCGTCTGGTTGGTGTTGGCTTATCAGATGACGCGGCAAGTGAATATGAAGAGGATGTTCGAAATGGACGCATCATTCTTTTAGCTGAAAAGACTGTATCTGGATTTGATGCAGAAGGAACAGGCTATGTTACCGATACATCCGTAACAGGAACTTATGATGATACTGATGAGCAGACATTGAGGTTGAGAGAAGAGGGGCTTGATGCATCCAAGGAAAGGGTACAGGCAGGTGATGTAGAAGTCCACGATTCACTTAAGAATTCATCTGACCAAGACCGTGACGGTTTCAAAAATCCGTCTGGTGCATATCGTGACGGTTATAAGGATAGATAA
- a CDS encoding GDSL-type esterase/lipase family protein, with protein MFHVLLLPGKTVETVMEGTHNMKKNTALAIFILIIISILAAFSLFDKEKEDKLVVALGDSLTYGYGDENGSGYIDTLKTRLNKQNSEDYNFANEAIYGLESSGILTQLSNIMVSSKLNDADYFILFIGTNDLINSNGGNLKNLQHGKIERGQEVYLQNLRAIIDTLRERNNEAPILLLGMYNPYPYSERIEFLIHEWNNEIINTIKEEKQIVFIPTNDLFKGKGKQEYFSDSLHLNDKGYNLIADRILEKYKFN; from the coding sequence ATGTTTCATGTTCTGCTTTTGCCGGGTAAAACAGTGGAAACAGTTATGGAAGGGACACACAACATGAAGAAAAATACAGCACTTGCTATTTTTATTTTAATTATAATCTCCATACTAGCTGCTTTCAGTTTATTTGACAAAGAGAAAGAGGATAAGCTGGTTGTAGCATTGGGTGACTCGCTTACATACGGGTATGGTGATGAAAACGGTTCCGGTTATATTGATACGCTTAAAACAAGATTGAACAAACAAAATAGTGAGGACTACAATTTTGCCAATGAAGCTATATATGGCCTTGAATCATCCGGAATCCTTACTCAGTTATCTAATATCATGGTGAGTAGTAAGCTCAATGATGCTGATTATTTTATTCTTTTCATTGGTACGAATGATTTGATCAATAGTAACGGAGGAAATTTAAAGAACCTGCAGCATGGTAAAATAGAAAGAGGACAAGAAGTTTATTTACAAAACCTGAGAGCAATCATTGATACTTTAAGGGAAAGAAACAATGAAGCGCCAATCCTGCTGCTGGGGATGTATAACCCCTATCCATACAGCGAAAGAATTGAATTTTTAATCCATGAATGGAACAATGAAATCATAAATACTATAAAAGAGGAAAAACAAATAGTTTTTATTCCAACTAATGACCTGTTTAAAGGCAAAGGCAAACAGGAGTATTTCAGCGACTCGCTTCATTTGAATGATAAAGGGTACAACCTAATCGCTGACCGCATTTTAGAAAAATATAAGTTCAACTAA
- a CDS encoding M15 family metallopeptidase has translation MKNKLFGNAFITFLLILVALLLYYQFLTKPEINENVPLPQDLHPVVKKNKDVLIQRAAERGIRVLVTDGFRSFEEQNQLYEKGRSKEGQIVTHAKGGESYHNFGLAIDFALLNKQGEALWDTTYDGNGNGKSDWMEIVSIAKELGFTWGGDWNHFKDYPHLEMRFGLTINDLKRGKRPPEEALTASQN, from the coding sequence GTGAAAAATAAGCTTTTTGGGAACGCGTTCATCACTTTTTTGCTGATTTTGGTTGCGCTCCTGCTTTATTATCAATTCCTTACCAAGCCTGAAATTAATGAAAATGTTCCTTTGCCGCAGGACCTTCATCCAGTTGTCAAGAAGAATAAGGATGTGCTGATTCAGAGGGCAGCAGAGAGAGGGATCAGGGTCTTGGTGACTGATGGGTTCCGGAGTTTTGAAGAACAGAATCAGTTATATGAAAAGGGAAGGTCAAAAGAGGGTCAAATAGTCACACACGCTAAAGGCGGGGAGTCTTACCATAATTTTGGTCTGGCAATCGATTTCGCTTTATTGAATAAACAAGGAGAAGCCCTATGGGACACTACTTATGACGGGAATGGCAATGGTAAATCAGATTGGATGGAGATAGTAAGCATTGCTAAGGAGCTTGGATTTACTTGGGGAGGTGACTGGAACCACTTTAAGGATTATCCACACCTGGAAATGCGGTTTGGCCTGACAATCAATGACTTGAAACGTGGAAAGCGTCCACCGGAAGAAGCGCTGACAGCATCACAAAATTAG
- a CDS encoding NAD(P)/FAD-dependent oxidoreductase gives MQTPKIIILGAGYGGLITSRQLEKTLRNGEAEVTLINKHDYHYISTQLHKTGAGTASDEKITLHIPELLKTDKIQFKKGTVQGVDNTAKKVFLESGEIIDYDYLMIGLGFDVSTFGIPGVEENAFKIKSFRSTKAIYNHILRQFAAYKEDLDPSRLTFAVAGAGFTGIEMIGELIEAMPKLCLQYDIPVSATRIINIEASATVLPGFDKEAIHFTESYLKKNGVELMTSTKILECSPTSIILDNGEELQLRTLIWSGGVRGNTLLEKMDLPISKGRILIDKFLRVKGMENVFCIGDAALFMKDEGTPLPPTAQVAIQQAEVCGPNIVASLRGEQLKTFEYHHKGTVASIGNKAAVGKVFGLKINGLFAALMKQVIEARYLFVLGGPGLVIKQFLKVGKPHSELAISKQK, from the coding sequence ATGCAAACTCCAAAAATAATTATTTTAGGTGCGGGATATGGCGGGCTCATAACTAGCCGTCAGCTTGAAAAAACTTTACGTAACGGCGAAGCTGAAGTTACTTTGATCAATAAACATGATTATCACTATATATCTACTCAACTTCATAAGACTGGTGCGGGTACTGCCTCAGATGAAAAAATCACCCTACATATACCTGAACTTCTTAAGACAGATAAAATACAATTCAAAAAAGGAACTGTACAAGGCGTAGACAATACTGCAAAGAAAGTTTTCCTTGAGTCTGGTGAAATTATTGATTATGACTACCTGATGATTGGTCTTGGTTTTGATGTGAGTACGTTCGGCATTCCTGGAGTTGAAGAAAATGCTTTTAAAATTAAAAGTTTCAGGAGCACGAAGGCAATATACAATCATATACTCAGGCAGTTCGCTGCCTATAAGGAGGATCTTGACCCTTCAAGATTGACATTTGCTGTAGCCGGTGCCGGCTTTACTGGAATTGAAATGATTGGCGAACTTATAGAAGCGATGCCAAAGCTTTGCCTCCAATATGATATACCTGTATCGGCGACAAGAATTATCAATATAGAAGCCTCAGCAACTGTTCTCCCAGGATTTGACAAGGAGGCCATACACTTTACAGAAAGCTATTTAAAAAAGAATGGCGTTGAGCTGATGACCTCAACGAAGATACTTGAATGTTCTCCAACTTCCATCATATTGGACAACGGCGAAGAACTTCAGTTAAGGACATTGATATGGTCTGGCGGTGTCCGTGGGAATACCCTCCTTGAAAAAATGGATTTGCCAATTTCGAAGGGCCGCATCTTGATTGATAAGTTTTTGAGGGTAAAAGGAATGGAAAATGTCTTTTGCATCGGGGACGCGGCGTTGTTCATGAAAGATGAAGGAACCCCACTCCCTCCGACTGCACAGGTCGCCATTCAACAGGCAGAGGTTTGTGGACCAAATATAGTTGCCAGCTTGAGAGGTGAACAGCTGAAAACATTCGAATACCACCACAAAGGTACAGTTGCTTCCATCGGTAACAAAGCAGCCGTGGGAAAAGTCTTCGGTTTGAAAATCAACGGTTTATTCGCTGCCTTAATGAAGCAGGTAATCGAAGCTCGTTACCTTTTCGTTCTCGGCGGACCTGGACTGGTCATCAAGCAATTCCTTAAGGTTGGCAAGCCACATTCAGAGTTGGCTATTTCCAAACAAAAATAA
- a CDS encoding pyridoxamine 5'-phosphate oxidase family protein, which yields MDNQNLKEKITQVLGESKVGTLATVVGNKPHSRYMTFFSEDLTFYTPTSKETYKADEIKRNPYVHILLGYEGEGMGDAYIEVQGKASIREDQSLKDKFWNNKMEKWIKSSNDPDYIILEINPETIRLMNDNGEPETLNL from the coding sequence ATGGATAATCAAAACTTAAAAGAAAAAATCACTCAGGTTCTCGGTGAATCAAAGGTTGGCACGCTGGCGACAGTAGTGGGGAATAAGCCGCACTCTCGATACATGACCTTTTTCAGTGAGGATTTGACATTTTACACACCCACAAGCAAGGAAACGTATAAGGCGGATGAAATTAAAAGGAATCCTTATGTCCATATCCTGCTCGGATATGAAGGAGAGGGAATGGGTGATGCCTATATTGAGGTACAGGGAAAAGCTTCAATTCGGGAAGATCAGTCCCTTAAGGATAAATTCTGGAACAACAAGATGGAGAAATGGATCAAGAGTTCTAATGATCCTGATTACATTATTCTTGAAATAAATCCCGAAACGATTCGGTTGATGAATGATAACGGCGAGCCAGAAACATTGAACCTATAA
- a CDS encoding 3-methyladenine DNA glycosylase — MPEKNQNNNDGSVEQEKKKAHNKDIEPQRDPVKPQEESNIDK, encoded by the coding sequence ATGCCAGAAAAAAATCAAAATAATAACGATGGCTCAGTTGAACAGGAGAAAAAAAAGGCACACAACAAGGATATCGAGCCTCAAAGAGATCCGGTAAAACCTCAGGAAGAGTCAAATATTGATAAATAA
- a CDS encoding protein-glutamine gamma-glutamyltransferase, whose amino-acid sequence MIIIRFPDVASGQTLQNLSGKQKEIYDQLDNSLTMFEYDTTFQLLFEIKLRENVIEAALRLKDSGAAFTSFKYSKFNPIYWTKVPSGYLLKPNVIPSEAITDIYENGQEYAFECSTAMVIIFYKAVLDSIRLSDFNYLFRGLLVWNWNYDPDLAIITLEGSEFIPGDVVYFMNPDFDKPIWRGENAVVLGNGLYYGHGIGIGTAEEMINALNTLRKKGSTTSAFMLQQHSRLNFKYLSQFSKR is encoded by the coding sequence ATGATTATCATCCGGTTTCCAGATGTGGCAAGCGGCCAGACGCTGCAGAATCTGTCTGGGAAACAGAAGGAAATATATGATCAACTAGACAATAGCCTAACGATGTTCGAGTATGACACAACCTTTCAGCTCCTTTTTGAAATAAAGCTTCGTGAAAATGTCATTGAAGCAGCATTGAGACTTAAAGATTCAGGAGCTGCCTTTACTTCCTTCAAGTATTCGAAGTTCAATCCTATATATTGGACGAAGGTGCCAAGTGGTTATCTTTTGAAGCCGAATGTCATTCCATCTGAGGCCATCACCGATATTTATGAAAATGGGCAGGAGTATGCTTTCGAGTGCTCCACGGCAATGGTTATCATTTTTTACAAAGCTGTTCTGGATTCAATCAGGTTGTCGGATTTCAACTATTTGTTCAGGGGGCTGCTCGTTTGGAATTGGAATTACGACCCAGATTTGGCCATCATCACTTTAGAAGGGAGTGAGTTTATCCCCGGCGATGTGGTCTACTTCATGAACCCGGATTTTGATAAGCCAATCTGGCGAGGAGAAAATGCAGTCGTACTTGGAAATGGATTATATTATGGACATGGCATAGGGATTGGTACAGCTGAGGAAATGATCAATGCACTGAATACGCTTCGAAAAAAAGGCTCAACTACCTCGGCATTCATGCTTCAGCAGCATAGCAGGCTGAATTTTAAATATTTGTCCCAATTTTCTAAGCGATAA
- a CDS encoding UDP-N-acetylmuramoyl-L-alanyl-D-glutamate--2,6-diaminopimelate ligase gives MRLTKVLEALGGGLKKYMNDADPELTGIQMDSRKVKPGDLFVAITGFQIDGHMFINEAIDNGASAVIGENELELAIPYIQVFDSRLALGRAASAFYQHPSRKHTVIGITGTNGKTTVSYILKHILEHAGRSCSLLGTVSYIINNEVYKPSNTTPDALQIQELVSKSNDEFVVLEVSSHALKQYRIEGLELDYGLFTNLSHDHLDYHPTIDDYFEAKTLMYNYMKKEGSAVVSRLGEWGDKLTSILRAKEIPVYSIGYDDLHDLKIEDIKLNGETRFDIKMGGITYSLTFPSPGLHNVYNAAMAFLTAVKIGISPDLIAEALKTFPGVPGRFEMISHPEGATFIVDYAHTKDAIEYCLQAAQEHEAVNIKHIFGFRGERDKTKRVHMIKASASMSDEFTLTFDDLNGISEEEMANELKELNERYGMNKGKVITDRTLAIRYAWENARSGEWILITGKGPEEYQSMYELPTSSDKETLLYLQKMQNKEKVIG, from the coding sequence ATGAGATTAACCAAGGTGCTTGAAGCACTCGGCGGCGGTTTGAAAAAATACATGAATGATGCTGATCCTGAATTGACTGGAATCCAGATGGATTCACGTAAAGTGAAGCCAGGAGATTTATTTGTAGCGATTACTGGCTTCCAGATAGATGGACACATGTTTATTAATGAAGCCATAGACAATGGTGCTTCAGCAGTTATAGGGGAAAATGAACTTGAACTTGCAATCCCTTATATTCAGGTATTCGACAGCAGGCTGGCACTCGGAAGGGCAGCGAGCGCATTTTATCAACACCCGTCGAGGAAGCATACGGTGATTGGCATTACAGGTACAAATGGGAAAACGACCGTTTCATATATACTAAAACACATTCTTGAGCATGCGGGCAGAAGCTGCTCTTTGCTGGGGACTGTGTCTTATATTATAAATAATGAGGTGTACAAGCCTTCCAACACCACTCCGGATGCTTTACAAATACAGGAGTTGGTTTCGAAAAGCAATGACGAGTTTGTTGTGCTGGAGGTGTCATCACATGCCCTGAAGCAATACAGAATTGAAGGGCTTGAGCTGGATTATGGGTTGTTCACGAATTTATCCCATGACCACCTCGATTACCATCCGACCATTGATGATTATTTCGAGGCAAAAACATTGATGTATAATTACATGAAAAAAGAGGGTTCGGCAGTTGTCAGCAGGTTGGGCGAATGGGGAGACAAGCTGACAAGTATATTAAGAGCTAAAGAAATACCGGTCTATTCAATTGGTTATGATGACTTGCATGATTTGAAAATTGAGGACATTAAATTGAATGGAGAAACCAGGTTTGACATCAAAATGGGGGGGATCACTTATTCTTTGACTTTCCCATCACCTGGTCTCCACAATGTCTATAACGCTGCAATGGCCTTTTTGACAGCTGTGAAAATCGGCATCAGTCCTGATTTGATTGCTGAGGCACTAAAAACCTTCCCAGGCGTGCCTGGAAGGTTCGAAATGATCTCCCATCCTGAAGGTGCTACTTTCATTGTCGATTATGCACATACAAAGGATGCGATTGAATACTGCCTGCAAGCAGCACAAGAGCATGAAGCAGTTAATATAAAGCATATATTCGGCTTCCGTGGAGAGCGAGACAAGACAAAAAGAGTGCATATGATCAAAGCGTCGGCCTCAATGAGTGATGAATTCACTTTGACCTTTGATGACCTGAACGGAATATCCGAAGAAGAGATGGCCAATGAATTAAAGGAACTGAATGAACGATATGGCATGAATAAAGGAAAAGTCATTACAGACAGGACCCTGGCAATTAGATATGCATGGGAAAACGCCAGGAGCGGGGAGTGGATCCTCATCACTGGAAAAGGACCAGAGGAGTATCAGTCCATGTATGAACTTCCTACATCATCAGATAAAGAAACATTGTTATATTTACAAAAAATGCAGAACAAGGAAAAGGTTATTGGTTGA
- a CDS encoding metal-sulfur cluster assembly factor: MDKKEIYKMLEEVEEPLLGVDIVNLGLVYEVCVKDDKDVEIVMTTRNEDCMLADYIALSAREHLAGQISNLEHIDIKIVSAPKWTKDRMSMYAKYLLDL; the protein is encoded by the coding sequence ATGGATAAAAAAGAAATTTATAAAATGCTTGAAGAAGTAGAAGAACCACTGCTTGGAGTCGATATTGTGAACCTTGGCCTCGTATATGAAGTCTGTGTCAAGGATGATAAAGATGTCGAAATCGTTATGACTACGAGGAATGAAGATTGCATGCTTGCTGATTATATTGCCCTCTCTGCCCGTGAACATCTGGCTGGACAGATAAGTAATCTCGAGCATATTGATATTAAAATAGTCTCAGCTCCCAAATGGACAAAAGACCGCATGTCCATGTACGCAAAATATTTACTGGACCTGTAA
- a CDS encoding YjcZ family sporulation protein: MSEGCGYGGGFALLVVLFILLIIIGASWGFGY; the protein is encoded by the coding sequence ATGTCTGAAGGATGCGGCTATGGCGGCGGTTTCGCCCTGCTTGTAGTATTGTTCATTCTTTTAATCATAATCGGAGCGTCTTGGGGTTTCGGTTACTAA
- a CDS encoding YjcZ family sporulation protein yields the protein MYGYGGCCGYGGYGVGGAGYGSGFVLIVVLFILLIIVGCACYR from the coding sequence ATGTACGGATACGGCGGATGCTGTGGATATGGCGGTTACGGTGTAGGGGGAGCTGGATACGGCAGCGGTTTTGTCTTGATCGTTGTGTTGTTTATTCTCTTGATCATCGTCGGCTGCGCATGCTATCGCTAA